The Myroides fluvii region AAGCGATTGACTGAAAAAGGGTTTATCACCTATGAGACCTTTGGAAATTCAAGAGCTTACACCCCATTGATCCATAAAGAGGATTATTTTGAAACGCACCTCAACCATTTGGTAGAGCAACATTTCAATAATTCTGCGTTTTCCTTTGCCTCATTCTTCACGCAAAAAAGCAAGATGAGCAAGAAAGAATTAGAAGCTTTAAAAAAGATTGTCGAAGACCAAATCAAAGACTAAACGTATGCTGCTATACCTCATCCAAACCACACTCTTATTGCTCTTGACTATTGGAATTTACAAGCTGTTCTTGGAATCTACCAAAATCCATGTCTTCAAGCGATATTATCTACTTTTTGCCTTAGCTTTTATTTTTCTGTTGCCGTTAATCAAAATTTCCTCTACGAGTATATTAACTGCAACCAATATGAAACTACAAGAGTTAAACGAAGTGATTATTTCTCCTCAAACACAGACTGCTGAAGGGCTACCAAAAACATGGTCGGTGTCTAG contains the following coding sequences:
- a CDS encoding BlaI/MecI/CopY family transcriptional regulator, translating into MIKLPQTEEQLMEYIWELQKAFSKDLLDKYPEPKPAQTTLATLLKRLTEKGFITYETFGNSRAYTPLIHKEDYFETHLNHLVEQHFNNSAFSFASFFTQKSKMSKKELEALKKIVEDQIKD